The sequence ATGATCATCAACAACACCATTGGCTTCCTCGGCACCAAATTCCACAAAATGGTGGATGATGGCACGGGCTACAGAAGCACACACAGCCTTGACCTGGTGGTTTCTGATGACAAAAACTTCCGGCCGGTAGACATGGAGTTTGCGCCAGACGGCTCGTTGTATCTGGTTGACTGGCACAACGTGCTAATCGGCCACATGCAGCACAATGCGCGGGATCCGTTCCGCGATCATGTCCATGGGCGGATTTACAGAATTACCTACCCATCGCGCCCGCTAGTTGAGCCGGCGAAAGTTGTTGATGCCACCATCGAAGAACTGCTCGAAAACCTGAAACTGCCAGAATTCAGGACGCGGTACCGGACCCGGCGTGAATTGCGGGCCAGAAATCCCGAAGAAGTCCTGGCCAGCCTTGCGACCTGGGTTGAAAACCTGGATACCAACGACCCGGGCTATGAACACCAGCTTCTGGAAGCCCTCTGGGTTACCTGGGGACTCAACGAAGTTGACAGCAGCTTGCTCACCAACCTCATGCAAGCAGAAGACTTCCGGGCACGCGCGGCTGCTACCCGGGTGTTGCGCTATGCAGGACATCAGGTGGATAACCAGGCAGACTTGCTCATGCAAGCGGCCCAGGACGAACACGGACGCGTACGGCTCGAAGCCATTGCGGCAGCTTCCTGGTTAGATAAAGAAACGGGACTGGCCATTGTAGAAGCAGCGGCCACGGCCCCCGCGACGGGAGACGCTGCAACCATGGCTGAATCAGATCGGCTGGATGACTGGATTGTCAATGCACATGAAACGGCGCTGGCACACCTGAATGATCAGTCGGTTGTTGAGCGGCAAAACGACATGATCGAAACCCGGCTTGAAGGAGAAGAACGCGACATGTTCATTGCCGGCATGAAGATTTACGAGCGCGATGGCTACTGCGGCACCTGCCATCAATCCGGCGGCGAAGGCCTTTCAGCTTCGCAGTTCCCACCGCTTGCGCAAAGTCCGTGGGTTACCGGCAGCGAAGAGCTGCTTATCAAAGTCTCGCTAAATGGTTTACAGGGCCCACTCGAGTTGATGGGTAAAACCTACAGCGGCCAGGTGCCCATGACGCCTTTTGGCGGCATGCTTAACGACGAAGAAATGGCTGCGGTGCTCACGTACGTGCGCAATGCTTTCGGTAATGAGGCATCTGTCATCACACCCGAAAAGGTAGCGCAAGTACGGGCTGCTACAGCGGACAAGAAAGGCTACTATACGCCGGCCGAGCTACTCGAGCAGCACCCGATTGGGGAATAAGGTTGAAGGAATGTAGTGCACCCCGAAAGTGAGACACAAGATGTCGCCATCTTCCTTTCCCCGTCATCCTTCGCGCGGCTCAGGATGACGTAAGGGAAGTGTTGCGGTAGTCCTCTCGCTGCTGCCTCGCCAGATTCTTCGCTGGGCCCAGGATGACGTTGAGAAGAAGCCTCCAATATTCTATACTCGGCATTCCCCTCGGAACCTCCAGGATCGTGGGGTTAATAAGAGTCTGCGTACATTAAAATCTACTAGAAGGGAAAGAGAAGCATGATTCAGGAGCAGATTCTGTCCGGCATTAAAGATGCCATGCGGGCAAGAGATAAAGTCAGACTAGAGGTCCTTCGGGGCGTCAAAACAGCCTTTGTAAACGAACTGGTAGCTTCCAAGCGTACCCCACAGGATATGCTAAAAGACGAAGAAGCGACCACAGTGCTCACGCGCCTTGCCAAGCAGCGGCGTGAGTCTATTACCCAGTTCACCAAAGGCGATCGGCCTGAGCTGGCAGAAAAAGAGACTGTCGAACTTGCGATCCTGGAAGAATTCCTGCCTGAGCAGATGTCAGCCGAAGACATCCGAAAGGTAGTTGAGGAGAAGAAAGCAGCGCTGGGTGTGACAGATAAGTCACAGATGGGCCGGCTGATGGGCATGCTGATGAAAGAGCTCAAAGGCAAGGCGGACGGCAACATGGTCCGCCAGGCTGTTGAGGCTTCGCTGGAATAGGCCGGCTAAACAAAACTGCCCGAAGGCTCAACAAAATTGCCCGAAGGCATGGCAAAGGTGCACAGCGGCAGCGGTGTCTTCCTGTCTTCCGAGAGCACCGCTGCACACCTCGCCATATGTCGGGGTGCATGCATACTGCACCTCGGGGATAGATTCATGTAAATCTATCGGGCCGTCAAAATAATAGAACCGGACTATTTTTGCACAGCGCAAATGGCCGATTGGGGCAAAAGATTAGGGCACTAATTTCGGCACAAAAACAGGTGCAACGAATTGGGCGTTTGTGTGTCAATGCCCCTCATCTGTTAAATTGCAATTATTCACCAATTGCTTAAATATGGCCCCAGCGTCCAGCATAAAAAACCGCGATCGATTCTGGCAAGCTGCCGGCATTGGGTGCTTTGTTGCGGTCTTTCTGCTGCTCTTTCGCCCGTTTGGCCTGGAGCATGGCGGATGGCGCGATCCAGTCTTCTGGTTTATTCTTGGTTTTGCCCCCTTTAATGCTGCGCTGGTCCTCAGCATAGACGTGTTGCTCCGTCGAGCCATCAAACAATGGCCAAGCCTTTCAAAACTCCAGATACGGCTTGCCATTACACTAAGCATTATCATCCTGAGCAACGCCCTTTACCACACAGTGGCGCAGCAGTATTTCGACTGGCAAGAATTCCTTTCTCTATTGTGGCAGGTGGCACTCATTGCGCTCTTTCCAACACTCTTCATATTGGTTTACTACCGTAAACGTGATCAGGCCCCCGCACCTGCATCTAACCAGCTATTGACCTTCCACGATGACAGCAACAGGGAAACCCTCACCGTGCCCTTAAATACGTTGCTCTATGTTACTGCAGAGCGCAATTACGTGCTCATCTATACAACCAGCAATGAACAACCCCTCCTGCTCCGCACCTCACTCAAGACCCTTGCCGGCCAATTAACCAACACACCCGTTATCCGCTGTCACCGCTCCTTCCTGGTGAACACGCAACAGATACTGCATAGAAAAAAACTGGCCCGCAGTATGGACCTGTCACTCAGGCACACGTCGGAAACGGTGCCTGTCTCTGCATCGTACATGCCGGCTATCGAACAAGCCCTCAATCTGGCTTAGCCACTGTTGCGAACTGGCATAGCCACGCTTGCGAATTAAGAGCTGAATTTAATGCCGATTTTCGAGTGCCGAATGCAGAGTTATGTATTTAAGTGTTAACAGCCAGCCAGACGTTTTCCTCAGATATTCTTTGCGAAAAAGGGGAAATGCGCATGTACCGCGGTAGCTTAAGACGGGAGTACAAAAATACGAAAGCACAAAAAAAATTGGCGGGCGTTTAGAACCTTAATCCGCATGATTGATGCACTTGTAGAAGATCCAGGAAGCCGTTGAGCGAGGAGGTTTGTAATTCAACAATCTGCAATTCATCCCGCGGAACTGCATTTCATCCCAAAACGCCTTTTTTAGTGCAACCAGTAGGGTTTGAGGCCATATCGAGAGGACATCATGTTACTTCAACCAGTCCTTTACGATGATGTCGATATCTCAGATAATCCTTGCCACCCATATCACAGCCGGCGTAATTAGCCTTGTTTTATTCTGGGCGCCCCTTCTCACAACCAAAGGCCGAACCCTGCACATACGCTTTGGGCGTGCCTATACCTACACCATGTACATCGTGGTGATTTCAGCACTCATCCTCAGCGTTGTGCGCTTTTCAATCGGGGGATACCAGGCCGGCCTGGCACTGTTCTTCCTGGGCATCCTTACAGCCATCCCCCTGCTGAGCGGCATACAGGTACTAAAAGCCAAAAAGTCGAATACAGCCTTCCGCAAACTGCAGTTGGCATTGGCCATCACCTTGCTCATCACAAGCCTTGGTATGTTTGCAGGATGGTGGTACCTCAACAGCGGCTTGCTGCTGGGATTTGGCTTCCTTGGGCTGTTTGCTGGAGGCGCGGATGTAAGGCAGTTTCTACGATCCACCAAAACGAACTGGTTACGCGAACACTACCAGGGCATGCTCTTTAGTGGCGCTGCTGCCTACACCGCCTTCTTTGCCTTTGGCGGCAACACCCTGCTCTCGCACGTGTTGACGGGCTGGCTGGCCATTATCCCATGGTTGCTACCCACCTTGCTGACAATGGCCCTTATGCCGCTCGTCCACAAACGATTCAAACAGGTCAAGCGAGCCGAGCAACCTAAAGCCGCGTGATTTCGACAAAGAAGGCGCCATACGTATCACCGGCGGCACTTGTCAGCCAGGATTGTAATTGTGTGGGGCCGGCCGGCAGTTCTACTTCAAAAACAGCCCCCGCATCTTCGGGAGACAATGCCATGGTTGCTTCCTGTTCGCCGACTGTAATGCGAGCCTGCGTAGCCTCCATGGCGCTGTCTTCTGCTTTGGGCCATCGGTACAGGCCAATCTGGTAGGTGCCGGCCTGCTCTACGTCCAGGGCCCAAAAGCCATTGCTCGCAAGGCCAGCCGTCACATGGCGCTGGTGCCACGGCACCGCCTCATTGTTTGAGTGCCAGTCATGGCTCATCAAGGCAACAGGATTTTCTACACGGCTCCCTATCGTTATCCGCACATAATCGTCAAACACCGGTGACAGGTCGGTCCACCATGCTTCATAAGCTGCCTGAAGTTCAGCAACAACGGCTTCGTTGGCAGCTGCCACATCGTTTTCCTGACCGGGATCAGCTTTGATGTCATACAATTCATGCTGATTGACCAGGCGCCACCGGTCGGTCATAACCGATGATTTACGCCATTTTTCGGGATACTCGATGCGCTGTGAATGCACAAGCACGGTGCGGTCACGCAACACTTCGGTATCTCCTTCGATGGCTTGCAGCAACGATGTACCATCGATAGGCGCCGCCCGCGGCTTTTGCAAGTCCAGGGCTTCTACCAGGGTTGGAAGTACGTCGATGTGTGCGGCCAACTGGTCCACATCGCGTCCGTCATCAAGCCCTTTCGCGGGCCAGTATACGTAGAATGGCACCCTGTGCCCCCCATCATATTCAGAAGCTTTTGTACCGCGCATGCCAGCATTATATCCTTGCCATGTTGCAGCTTCATCCCGCGAGACACCGGCAGCGGTCCCGTTATCTACCATATAAATCAACAAGGTATTTTCGGCCAGATCTAGCGCTTCGAGTTGCGCCCGCAGCCGGCCGAGGTTGTCGTCGATATTCGTAATCATGCCGTAAAAGGCATCCATCGGTGCCGGCACGCCCTGATCGGTATATGGCGCGGAATACTTCTCATCTACCAAAAACGGACCGTGGGGTGCATTGGTCGACAAGTACAGGAAAAAAGGCTTGTCCTGATTGTTTTCGATAAACGCAGCAGCTTCGTTGAACCAGATATCTGTGCAATAGCCCTCAAAGGCTTCCGGAATATCGCCACGCCAATACGTATCGTCGAAGTAATCGTTACCCCAGTAGTCGGGCCCCTGGCCTACGCCGCCGCCTTTATGCCAGACCACTTCCTGAAATCCCTGGTCTTGCGGCCGGAGTGGGTAGTTGTCTCCCAGATGCCATTTGCCAACCATTCCCGTGTGGTATCCATTGGTTTGAAAGATTTCGGCAATGGTTTGCTCGCCCGGTGCCATCAGTGAGCGGCCCATGATGGTATGCCATA is a genomic window of Bacteroidota bacterium containing:
- a CDS encoding arylsulfatase — protein: MNTPWTSRTCCFLLICLGFANLHCQPASEEVKPPNVILIITDDQGYGDVGAHGNTMIQTPNLDKLWSESVRLTNFHVDPTCSPTRAALMTGRYSTRTGVWHTIMGRSLMAPGEQTIAEIFQTNGYHTGMVGKWHLGDNYPLRPQDQGFQEVVWHKGGGVGQGPDYWGNDYFDDTYWRGDIPEAFEGYCTDIWFNEAAAFIENNQDKPFFLYLSTNAPHGPFLVDEKYSAPYTDQGVPAPMDAFYGMITNIDDNLGRLRAQLEALDLAENTLLIYMVDNGTAAGVSRDEAATWQGYNAGMRGTKASEYDGGHRVPFYVYWPAKGLDDGRDVDQLAAHIDVLPTLVEALDLQKPRAAPIDGTSLLQAIEGDTEVLRDRTVLVHSQRIEYPEKWRKSSVMTDRWRLVNQHELYDIKADPGQENDVAAANEAVVAELQAAYEAWWTDLSPVFDDYVRITIGSRVENPVALMSHDWHSNNEAVPWHQRHVTAGLASNGFWALDVEQAGTYQIGLYRWPKAEDSAMEATQARITVGEQEATMALSPEDAGAVFEVELPAGPTQLQSWLTSAAGDTYGAFFVEITRL
- a CDS encoding GatB/YqeY domain-containing protein, with product MIQEQILSGIKDAMRARDKVRLEVLRGVKTAFVNELVASKRTPQDMLKDEEATTVLTRLAKQRRESITQFTKGDRPELAEKETVELAILEEFLPEQMSAEDIRKVVEEKKAALGVTDKSQMGRLMGMLMKELKGKADGNMVRQAVEASLE
- a CDS encoding LytTR family DNA-binding domain-containing protein, with the protein product MAPASSIKNRDRFWQAAGIGCFVAVFLLLFRPFGLEHGGWRDPVFWFILGFAPFNAALVLSIDVLLRRAIKQWPSLSKLQIRLAITLSIIILSNALYHTVAQQYFDWQEFLSLLWQVALIALFPTLFILVYYRKRDQAPAPASNQLLTFHDDSNRETLTVPLNTLLYVTAERNYVLIYTTSNEQPLLLRTSLKTLAGQLTNTPVIRCHRSFLVNTQQILHRKKLARSMDLSLRHTSETVPVSASYMPAIEQALNLA